In Gordonia sp. SL306, the genomic window CGTCGCCGCGGAGTTCGCCCATCGATTCGCCACCGATCACATCGGTTTGCGTGAGGACGACGAATACTGGGAGAGGTGTCGCGCCGCCCTGTCCGACGAACTCGTCGTCGACCTGGCGGTGTCGTGTGCGTTGTGGCTGGGTCAGGGCCGTGCCCTTCGCGTCCTCGACGTGGGTCAGGCCTGCCGCCTGTCGATCTGAACCGCCCCGCTGCCCGGGCGACCCGCCCGGTAGCCTCACCACCATGAGCGATCAACAGTGGAATGCGTTCGAGGTCTCGATCTCCGATTTCGTCGCCGAGGTGACCCTCACCGGCCCGGGCAAGGGCAACGCGATGGGACCCGACTTCTGGCGTGAACTCCCCGAGATCTGCGCACAACTCGACCGCGACGACGATGTGCGCGCGATCGTGTTGACCGGTTCGGGATCTCACTTCTCCTACGGGCTCGACCTGCCGGCAATGGCGGGCGACCTCGGGACGGTCCTGGCCGAAGGCGCCAAGGCGCGTCCGCGTACCGAATTCCACGACATGGTGCGTCGTATGCAGGGCGCCATCTCGGCGGTCGCCGACTGCCGCAAACCGGTTGTCGCGGCGGTGTCCGGTTGGTGCATCGGGGGCGGCGTCGACCTGATCAGCGCCGCCGACATCCGTTTTGCCGCCGCCGACGCCAAGTTCAGCGTGCGCGAAGTCAAGGTGGCGATGGTCGCCGACGTCGGTAGCTTTGCCCGCCTGCCCCAGATCATCGGCGACGGCCATCTGCGCGAACTCGCACTGACCGGCAAGGACATCGACGCCGATCACGCCCTGCGGATCGGTCTGGTCAACGATGTCCTGCCGGATCGTGACGGCGTGCTGGCCGCCGCCCGCGCCACGGCCGCGGAGATCGCCGCGAACCCGCCGTTGGTGGTACAGGGTGTCAAGTCGGTGCTCGATCACAGCCGCCGGGCGGCCGTCGACGACAGTCTGCGCTACGTCGCTGCGTGGAACTCCGCTTTCCTGCCGAGCGATGACCTCACCGAGGCCATCAGCGCCGTGTTCGAGAAGCGTGCGCCGGAGTTCCGCGGGGCCTGACCCGAAACGGCGTCCGCGCGGGTCTCTCCATCCGCGCGGACCATCCCGCGGTCGTTCTCAGACCAGTGCGTTCCTCAGATCAGGGCGATCGGCTCGAGTAGAAACACCGGGATCTGACGTTCGGTCCGGGAGACGTACAGGTCGAAGTTCGGCCATACCTCGACCATCCTCGCCCACGCCTCACCGCGTTCGTCACCGTCCAACTCCCGAAACGTCACGGTCTCGTACTCCCCATGGTGGCCGACCTCGGCGGTGTCGGCGGCACGGAGATTGAAGACCCACTGTGGCATGCGCGGACCGCCGAAATACGATCCGGCGATCAGCCAGCCCTTCTCCGTCGGTACCGCGAGAAGACGGGTCGATCGCACGACTCCACTGCGTCGTCCGGCAACCCGCAGGGTGATGTTCGGTAACCCACCGATGTCCAGCAGCCCGTACTTCTGGCCGGTGATCCGCTGTACCGCACTGTCGACGACGACGATCTGTGGCAGCAATCGTGGCATCCAGCTGATCGAACCGATCTTGATCGCCAGCGGAGTGAGGGCGCCCATGCCCCAAGTGTGACATCCCGTGGCCTCGGCTTCACTTCGGCGTGCGCGCCGACCGTCGTATCCACACGCCGCGCAGCCCTGTGGATGGCAGAACTCACATCCACGCGATCGAGGGAATGATCGCGGCATGACATACGACAGCTCTCCGAGACCGGATACGGGTACCGCCCACGATCCCATCCACTCGGCCGCCGACCTCCACCGACGATGGCGCCTGCTGATGGAGCCACTCGGGCTCTCCGAGATCCTCCTGTGGTTCACCTTCGTCGATGCCGACCACCTACAGACCCCCGCGCTCAACCAACTGGCGATTCCCGCGCGCCCTGACCGGTCCATCTCGGACATCCTGATGAGCCGTCTCGGCGAGGCCGTCGCACAGCTCCCGGATCTGTCCGTCGCGCTGCTGCTGACGCGACCCGGCAACGACGGTGTGACCGACGACGACATGGGCTGGGCTCGGTTCCTCACCGCGGATGCCGCCCGCCACGGCGTGATCCTGCATCCGATCCACCGCGCGAACGATGTGGAGCTGATCGCGCTCACGCTTCCCACCGACGCGGCCGCCTGACGCGGTTGCACACCGTTGGAATGGGGTGGGTGCCCGGGTAGCTTGGCCCATGAGCGTCGGCCACAGCATGCCGGCGGCAGGCACGGGAGATCGGACGATCATGGCGCAACGCATCCTGCTCGACGGCGGTCAGACCGGGACGCGGGTACGTATCGTCGGTCCGTCGTCGAGCAGCGACCACCGGGCCGGACCCATCCGTACCGATCGCCCCGTGGTTCCGCAGATCGCCCGCGCCGCAAGCGAAGTCCTCGCCGAAGCGGCCAGCACGGTCGGTGAACTCGCGGCCGGCGTCTCGGGGCTCACCCCGGATGCGACCCGCCCGGCGGAGCTTCGGGAAGCGGTTGCCCATCTGGGTATCCGTACGGTCGCGCTGACCCACGACTCGGTGTCGGCGTATCTCGCGGCCAATCGCCTCGCGCTCGGTGCCGTCACGGCGGTCGGTACGGGGGTCGTCACGCTGGGGGTCGGCACCGCGGGCACTGCGCGGGTGGACGGATGGGGGCATCTGGTCGGCGACGCAGGCAGCGCCTACTGGATCGGGCGGGCGGGACTCGAAGCCGCCCTGCGCTCGTTCGACGGCCGAGGTCCCGACACCGGACTCGAGTCGGCGGCGCGCGACCGGTTCGGACCGTTGCCCGAGCTCTACATGGTGTTGCAGGGCGATCCCGACCGCGTGAGTCGCACCGCCGGATTCGCGAGAGAGGTCGACGACGCAGCACGTGCGGGCGATCGGGTCGCGATCGAGATCAACGACCGGGCCGCCACCGAACTCGCCGCGTCGGTCGCCGCCGCACTGCGCCGCAGCGGACACCGGCCCGACGACACGGCCAGGGTCAGCTGGATGGGCGAGGTACTCAGCCACAACGAGCGGATCCGGGAACGGTTCGTCGGTGTGCTCGGCACCGCGGTGCCCGGCGCCATCGTCGAGGCCCCCCGCGGTGAGCCACTCGACGGCGTCGGGCTGTTGCTCGACCTACCGTCCGAACACCCGCTGGCCGACCAGGTTCACCGCGCTTGAGGGTGCGGGTCGTGCCGGCCGCTCCGCGCGCTCAGGACTCGGAGGCGAGGGAATCGGTGAGCGTGCCGGCCAGCAACTTGGCGAACTCGGCCGGATCGCCGAGCTCGCCGCCCTCTGCGATCACCGCCATCCCGTAGATCAACTTCGCCGTCGCCGCGAGGGACGTGTGGTCGTCGGAAGCCCGGAAGGCGTCGTTCAGACCGGCGATCAGCGGGTGGTCGGCGTTGATCTCCAGCGCACGCTTCGTCTTGGGCAGCTCCTGTCCCGACGCCCGATAGAGCTTCTCCAATTGCGGTGACATCGAGAAGGTGTCGCCGACCAGGCACGCCGCCGACTCGGTGAGCCGCGACGACAGGCGCGCCTCGTTGACGTCGTCGGTGAGGGTCTCGGCCAGCCAATCCAGCAGGCCGGTGAACTCCTCGGTCCGCTTCTCCTTGTCCGCCTTGGCCTTTTCCGTGTCGGTGTCGTCGTCGGCCGACGCCGCGTCGACACCGTCGAGGTCGACGGCTCCCTTGGCGATCGAGGTGAAGGACTTGCCCTCGAACTCCAGTCCGCTGCTCACCCACATCTCGTCCACCGGGTCGGTCAGGAGGAGGACCTCGACCCCCTTCGCACGGAATGCCTCGATATGGGGTGAGTTCTCGATCTGCTGACGGGTCTCGCCGGTCATGTAGTACACGGTGTCCTGGCCGCTACGCATCCGTCCGACGTAGTCGGCCAGGGTGGTGAGGTCGTCGGCGGAGTCGGTCGACTCGAACGACGATGCCTTGAGCAGGGCATCGCGATTGTCGATGTCGTTGACCAGGCCTTCTTTCCAGACCCGGCCGAAGTTCTGCCAGAACGTTTTGTAGTCGTCGGGCCGCGAGGCGCGCATGTCCCCGACCGTCGAGATCACCCGCTTGGTAAGGCGACGTCGGATGGCCCGGATCTGGCGGTCCTGCTGCAGGATCTCCCGCGAGACGTTCAGCGACAGGTCGGCGGCATCGACGACGCCCTTCACGAAACGCAGGTACTCCGGGATGAGCTCTTCGCAGTCATCCATGATGAAGACGCGCTTGACGTAGAGCTGGACGCCGGAAGTGCGTTCACGCATGAACAGATCGAACGGCGCCTGCGTCGGGATGAACAGCAGCGCCTGGTATTCGAAGGTGCCCTCGGCCTTGAGCGTGATCACCTCGAGCGGCTCGTCCCACGCATGACTGACGTGACGGTAGAACTCGTGGTACTCGTCCTCGGTCACCTCGTCGGAGGACTTGGCCCACAACGCCTTCTGTGAGTTGATCGTCTCGCTGACGATCTCGGTCGTCGGCTCGGCCACGGTGTCGGTATCGGTGTCGTCGGTCTCGGGTGCCGGAACCGTCTTCTCGACGTCCATCCGGATCGGCCACGCGATGAAGTCCGAGTAGCGCTTCACCAGCTGACGCAGCTTGGTTGGGTCGGTGTAGTCGTACAGGTGGTCGTCGGTGTCGACCGGCTTGAGGGCGAGCGTCACGGACGTCCCCTGCGGTGCGTCGCTCACCTCGTCGAGCGTGTAGGTGCCGTCACCGGTCGATTCCCATCGGGTGCCTGCCTCGTCGGCGGCATGGCGGGTGACGAGGGTGACCCGGTCGGCGACCATGAAGGTCGAATAGAAGCCGATACCGAACTGTCCGATCAACTCTTCGGACGCGGCCGCATCCTTGACCTCCGCGAGTTTGCGGCGGAGTTCTGCGGTTCCGGACCGTGCGAGCGTGCCGATCAGACCGACGACGTCGTCGCGGGACATGCCGATACCGTTGTCGCGAACCGTCAGGGTGCGCGCATCCCGATCGGTGTCCAGTTGGATGTGCAGGTCCGAGGTGTCCACCTCGAGGCTCTTGTCCTGGAGCGATTCGAGCCGCACCTTGTCCAGGGCATCGGATGCGTTGGAGATCAGCTCACGTAGGAAGCTGTCTTTGTTCGAGTAGACCGAATGGACCATGAGATCCAGCAACTGCCGGGTCTCGGCCTGGAACTCGCGAACCTCTGTTTGACCACTCACGATAACCTCCGCGTCAGAGTCATTGCCGGAGCCGCATATTACCGATCCGCCGATTGGCTACTCTGAAGTGGGTCGGCCGGTTCACCCGCCGTCCGCACACCGCCGGAAGTTCCGCCACAGGAAGACAGGTGCATGTCTCCTCCTCGTCTGTTGTTCGTGCACGCGCACCCCGACGACGAATCGCTGTGGACCGGTGGCGCCATCGCCCGCCACATCGCCCGTGGCGGTGACGCCGACCTGGTCGTGTGCACCTGGGCGGAGGGCACCGAACGACACGCGGAACTGGTGGAGGCGGCCGGCACGCTCGGACTGCCCAGGCCGCCGATCATGCTCGGCTATGCCGACGATCGCGTGCCCGAGTCGGCACCGGAGGCGATGCGCTTCTGCTCCGCACCCCTCGACGACCCGGTCCGCACGCTGGTGGCGCACATCAGGCGCCTGCGGCCGGACGCGATCGTCACCTACGACGCGGTCGGCATCTACGGCCACCCCGACCACGTCCACGCACATCGAGTGGCGACGGTCTCGGCCGACGCCGCCGCATCCGGCGGGTTGTACCGATCGACCGGCGAACCCTGGCAGGTCCGGTCGATGTACTTCGTGACGATCGCCCAATGGATGGTCGACGACGTGCAACACGATCTGTTCGCAGACCTCCCGCCGCAGTACCTGCCGGGGACCTCCGAGGACGATGTCGATCTGGTGCTCGACGTCGCGGAATGGCGCGACCGCAAGGCCGATGCGATCATCTGTCACCGAACCGAACTCGATCGCAGCCGGACCATGAAGGCCCTGATGGGCCTGCCGGCCGCGCGGCGCAGTCGCCTGCTCGGGACCGAGTGTTTCCTCCGTCGCGATCTCGTGCCCGGCGGCGTCGACCTCGGCTGATGGTTGCCGCAGCGATCAAGTCGGCTCGGGCGACTCCGCGACGCGGATCGGCGACCGCAGGCCACTGGCACGCTGGACACGACGCGCAACCGCGGCGGCCAGCACCTCCGGCGAGCCGACGATGCGGACCCGCAGCCGGGCGCGGGTGACGGCCGTGTAGAGCAGTTCACGGGTGAGCAGTTCCGAGCCCTCCGGCGGCAGGATCACGGTCACGCCGTCGAACTGGCTGCCCTGGCTCCGGTGGATCGTCATCGCATACATCGGGACCGCGTCGGCGAGTTGGGTGGGATGGAGTTCGAAGAGGTGTTCGCCGCGCCGGAACACGACCTGTAGCCCATCTCCCTCTGGATCGACGGTGTCGGATGCCAGGCCCGTACGGACGACGACGCCGCAATCACCGTTGAACGTCCCGGTCTGCCGATCGTTTGCGGTGACGAGGAGCGGCTGACCGGCGTGACGCGATGTCGAGTCGACGGACAGATGTGGCGGATGATCCGGGAGTTCCGCCAGCCAGTCGACGACGCGACGCGACCATCCCTGGACGCCCCAGACGCCCTCCCGGTGGGCGCAGAGAACGCGGTGACCGTCGAGCGCGTCGAGCGCAGCGGCGGCACCGCCCGCCACCGCTGCCGCCCGAAGCGCGGCTCCCCAGGTCGCGACATCGGTACGCACATCGTCGAGGTCATCGGCCGCCACCAACGTCACATCGGTCACGGTCGGATCGCCGACCAGGTCGAGGACGGAATCGGCATCCCCACGGTTGATGGCCGCAGCCACCCGGGCGATGCCGCCCCCGAAGCGGTGTCCCCGGCGAAGCGTGACGACACCGCGTTCGACACGATCGCGGCCGGCGACGGTCGACATGACGTCGTCGTCGAGAAGTCCGGACGGGATCGGGGTGGGCGGCGTCGCATCCTCACCGTCGACGAGATCGGCGAGGACCGCGCCCGCCTCGACCGACGCGAGTTGATGCGGGTCACCGACCAGGATCACCCGGGCATCCGGCCGTACC contains:
- a CDS encoding crotonase/enoyl-CoA hydratase family protein codes for the protein MSDQQWNAFEVSISDFVAEVTLTGPGKGNAMGPDFWRELPEICAQLDRDDDVRAIVLTGSGSHFSYGLDLPAMAGDLGTVLAEGAKARPRTEFHDMVRRMQGAISAVADCRKPVVAAVSGWCIGGGVDLISAADIRFAAADAKFSVREVKVAMVADVGSFARLPQIIGDGHLRELALTGKDIDADHALRIGLVNDVLPDRDGVLAAARATAAEIAANPPLVVQGVKSVLDHSRRAAVDDSLRYVAAWNSAFLPSDDLTEAISAVFEKRAPEFRGA
- a CDS encoding nitroreductase family deazaflavin-dependent oxidoreductase: MGALTPLAIKIGSISWMPRLLPQIVVVDSAVQRITGQKYGLLDIGGLPNITLRVAGRRSGVVRSTRLLAVPTEKGWLIAGSYFGGPRMPQWVFNLRAADTAEVGHHGEYETVTFRELDGDERGEAWARMVEVWPNFDLYVSRTERQIPVFLLEPIALI
- a CDS encoding N-acetylglucosamine kinase, which produces MSVGHSMPAAGTGDRTIMAQRILLDGGQTGTRVRIVGPSSSSDHRAGPIRTDRPVVPQIARAASEVLAEAASTVGELAAGVSGLTPDATRPAELREAVAHLGIRTVALTHDSVSAYLAANRLALGAVTAVGTGVVTLGVGTAGTARVDGWGHLVGDAGSAYWIGRAGLEAALRSFDGRGPDTGLESAARDRFGPLPELYMVLQGDPDRVSRTAGFAREVDDAARAGDRVAIEINDRAATELAASVAAALRRSGHRPDDTARVSWMGEVLSHNERIRERFVGVLGTAVPGAIVEAPRGEPLDGVGLLLDLPSEHPLADQVHRA
- the htpG gene encoding molecular chaperone HtpG, yielding MSGQTEVREFQAETRQLLDLMVHSVYSNKDSFLRELISNASDALDKVRLESLQDKSLEVDTSDLHIQLDTDRDARTLTVRDNGIGMSRDDVVGLIGTLARSGTAELRRKLAEVKDAAASEELIGQFGIGFYSTFMVADRVTLVTRHAADEAGTRWESTGDGTYTLDEVSDAPQGTSVTLALKPVDTDDHLYDYTDPTKLRQLVKRYSDFIAWPIRMDVEKTVPAPETDDTDTDTVAEPTTEIVSETINSQKALWAKSSDEVTEDEYHEFYRHVSHAWDEPLEVITLKAEGTFEYQALLFIPTQAPFDLFMRERTSGVQLYVKRVFIMDDCEELIPEYLRFVKGVVDAADLSLNVSREILQQDRQIRAIRRRLTKRVISTVGDMRASRPDDYKTFWQNFGRVWKEGLVNDIDNRDALLKASSFESTDSADDLTTLADYVGRMRSGQDTVYYMTGETRQQIENSPHIEAFRAKGVEVLLLTDPVDEMWVSSGLEFEGKSFTSIAKGAVDLDGVDAASADDDTDTEKAKADKEKRTEEFTGLLDWLAETLTDDVNEARLSSRLTESAACLVGDTFSMSPQLEKLYRASGQELPKTKRALEINADHPLIAGLNDAFRASDDHTSLAATAKLIYGMAVIAEGGELGDPAEFAKLLAGTLTDSLASES
- a CDS encoding PIG-L family deacetylase; the protein is MSPPRLLFVHAHPDDESLWTGGAIARHIARGGDADLVVCTWAEGTERHAELVEAAGTLGLPRPPIMLGYADDRVPESAPEAMRFCSAPLDDPVRTLVAHIRRLRPDAIVTYDAVGIYGHPDHVHAHRVATVSADAAASGGLYRSTGEPWQVRSMYFVTIAQWMVDDVQHDLFADLPPQYLPGTSEDDVDLVLDVAEWRDRKADAIICHRTELDRSRTMKALMGLPAARRSRLLGTECFLRRDLVPGGVDLG
- the recD gene encoding exodeoxyribonuclease V subunit alpha, with product MTTTRQGGTGGPEVDGSPPARTEFDPRAVLAHDGALGLLNTSGLLDAADVHVTRRLVHLSGGQVSEAAQIGTALAVRAVRQGSTCLAIARIPELVADDDAVSAVMPSSDELEQALADSVLVRGGATGPLRPLVLATSDDGPLLYLRKYFRQEELIRSVLGERRSSRPGVDVADVASAVDAVFGPAGPGDADLQRIAAQMAAVSWTLVVAGGPGTGKTYTVARILAVLDRLAGGGARIGLCAPTGRAAAQLQAAVSADDAAPRSVRAVTVHSLLGWRPGSAPRYGRGNKLPHDVVVVDETSMLSMTAMSKLLDAVRPDARVILVGDPHQLASVEAGAVLADLVDGEDATPPTPIPSGLLDDDVMSTVAGRDRVERGVVTLRRGHRFGGGIARVAAAINRGDADSVLDLVGDPTVTDVTLVAADDLDDVRTDVATWGAALRAAAVAGGAAAALDALDGHRVLCAHREGVWGVQGWSRRVVDWLAELPDHPPHLSVDSTSRHAGQPLLVTANDRQTGTFNGDCGVVVRTGLASDTVDPEGDGLQVVFRRGEHLFELHPTQLADAVPMYAMTIHRSQGSQFDGVTVILPPEGSELLTRELLYTAVTRARLRVRIVGSPEVLAAAVARRVQRASGLRSPIRVAESPEPT